ACCTTTAGTTATCTACAGAACAGTGAAACACGACGGTAAATTATGCCCACATTGTCAGATGCTCTTTCCTtcttaaatatttaaaaaaatatatgatttaTTTCTATTCTATTTTTCAAGGTGTATAATACCGAGAAGTTGATGCATGAGACGCCTGTGcgacagttagatatctttattactGAGATATTTCGCCTGCGCaccaggtttcttcagtcgaatacagaggtggctAACATACTGAAAACAGTTTGTTGTACAGGTGAAACATCTCTGTAAGAATGATACCTAAATGTTACAAATGTGTCTTATGTATCCATCAAACAGTCTTTAAGGAGGGagaggttaataataataataataataataataataataacaatatctttatttactacaagtacctgtacaaggtatacagaccatagctggtatcaacaacatactactatatagaaagctccttgttatgctgagcacttcccacaaattaggtcagtttcgtcccaggatgcgacccacaccagtccactaacacccaggtacccattattactgatgggtgaacatagacaaccggtgtaaagaaacactagCTGGGAATTGaacgcagaccctcgccgtgtgaagtgagacCCTTAACAATCAGGGCAAGGGGCACCGTTACTAACCTTTGTTTACAGTCATATGATGGTGATTATAactggacaaatatatatatatatatatatatatatatatatatatatatatatatatatatatatatatatatatatatatatatatatatatattctccgaTTCACTTGACTGACCGGTACTTTCTGTAATTCACTTATTTTCTGACGTGACTGATAGGTACTTTCTCTGTTTCATTGTTTCTGATACGACTGATAGTTTTTCTCTTCACATTAAAATCCACCTGATTATGGGTTTAAAACTTCCAAAaaatatgtgcctctgtaatttaATGACtataccatccacatgatgggtatgagaGACATTAAAGCTatcaataacagcctggttgatcaggccctgatccacctagaGACCtggtcacgggggcgttgacccccaaaaaccctctctaggtatactccgaGTATCACATCCACTTAATTATAAAACCAGATTTTAATGACACCATTTTTTTAGAGTATTTCTACGATCATTCTGAGTTGCCGACTTGACATCTTTCACAGTTGACAGGTCAATCCCAGTTATATTTTTGACCATTTCAGGAACACTGTTGGCGATACTGACGACTTCCTGAGTCATTTTAAGTGCTCCCAGAGGTGCGTCTCCCGTGGACACCATCTTTACACTTTTTGTCTTTGATAGCAAGCTGCTTACATTATGCACCATCTGTAGAGAGAAACACCTTATTAAACGCTGTTAAGAACACAATCTGAGAATAGATCGTCTCAGGCACAGGTATAACATTAGCAATCCGTAATATAAAACAGAATCTATttacaatataatgtatatatcggGTAATATTTTGCGCACTGGTTACTTTTTCCAGTCCAGTCATAAGACTACAACTACTCCTTCCcccagtgggcgaaacgtctcttaaTATATGTCTTAAGAGTTGAATTTGCGTCTTTATTCCGAAGGTTTATTGCAGTAAACCTTCTGGCCTAAGCCAGATATCATTTATCAAATTTATTGAATTTGTTTTAACCTGACCtagacacaaaaaaaaaaatgtgaggaAATAGGAAGAAAGAAATTCTGAAAAGAAAATAGTATAGAGTAAGGTCGTGACACATGAACTAAATGTTAAGGGTAAAATACAAAGAACAAataacattggcaaaaatcactGAGGAAGAGGAGGCAATGTGTGAGGTGACAAGAGTTTCAGAAAGTGTTGACAAACAAGAAATCTTTCACGAACAGACAACTGAATTAGAGGATACTGAAATAACCCAAGAAGAAGTTAAGAAATTGTTACTAGATGATCACAAGAAAAAAAGCTACAGGACCAGATGGGATAGTACCTCTGGTCTGAAAAAATACGCAGAGGAATTATGCCATCTACTTCTGGAAAGTTTAAGATTTCATTGCACTACAGCAAGGCGAATTAGCAACCTATGGAAGATGGCACACACTGTGCCTATCTTTAAAAAAATAGTGACGAGGAAGACCTTTTAAACTATAGATCTGTTCCAGTGGCAAGTGCTGGTGTGAATTTATTAGAAAAGGGCATTAGAGAAAAGTGGATTCAGCACTTAGAGAAAAATAAACTAATAAGTAATTTGGTTTTCTGTCTGCACATTCTTGTATATCAAATTTGATATGTTATTATAACAGAGTGAAGGAAGAAGACTGCATTTATCTAAGACTTTAAACAAGATTTTGATAGTTACCCATGAAAGATTACTTTGAAAACTGTAAATTATGAGAGGATTTTAAGCCACATTACAATGACAGATTTTTTATTTGAGTGACAATGAGAACagttataaaagaaaaaaaagtctgcagtgaaaatagtgaaattccaagcgctttgtgaatgtttggccaatgtatttttgtctttaaataaaacatacttgaaatatagggggtggtaggagaaaattctcaaacagcttcagggaaaaccttgagttttccctgaagcaagtttattcttttctctgaggatgagggtccccatgacagttctagaggtggtacctccctatgttatttaaatatatatatatatatatatatatatatatatatatatatatatatatatatatatatatatatatatatatatatatatatattatatatatattatatatatatatatatatatatatatatatatatatatatatatatatatatatatgtgtatatatatatatatatatatatatatatatatatatatatatatatatacacatatttcaagtatgttttatttaaaaacaaaaatacattggccaaacattcacaaaaatacaacagaaagtaaaacaacataggtaactcatagctacatctcgaatacttcgtccagctcccctgcggcgggccgcatgcccagaatgctgcaggcatttcctctctggatcgcaacaccgagtctctgaaagagaaagctggtcgccctgtggtccttggtttctatgatgagcttttcacccagctctttgaggaactttagaacacacttgccccatgctccaagggtctccgaccctattggaatgaagttatagcaagggggaaggtcttcatattttcggatcttctgggtctccttgtgactggcagctccacccccttccattacagagtatggcaagtaggtgtctgccaacgtggcagcacaggtgtagtcccaggcaatctgctttccatccttccagggtagcatagtggctccatcaggacgcttttgacttccatcagacctctgtacttgtggttcccgtt
This is a stretch of genomic DNA from Cherax quadricarinatus isolate ZL_2023a unplaced genomic scaffold, ASM3850222v1 Contig6182, whole genome shotgun sequence. It encodes these proteins:
- the LOC138852271 gene encoding flotillin-1-like; translated protein: MYLDTIPQMVHNVSSLLSKTKSVKMVSTGDAPLGALKMTQEVVSIANSVPEMVKNITGIDLSTVKDVKSATQNDRRNTLKKWCH